A genomic window from Silvibacterium dinghuense includes:
- a CDS encoding CRTAC1 family protein, translating into MSQCRNSKGRQLQVVALALMAVCCGACRVRAQESVRESPAREGARRESSSPVQLVDITSRTGIHWEHLSSPGQRYIVESMSGGVAVIDYDHDGWPDLYFTGAQSVEMALAGKPARSALYHNNHDGTFTDVTDKAGVATPCWAMGAVVGDYNNDGWPDLLVTCFGGVVLYRNNKDGTFTDVTKAAGLAGDKLWATGAAFGDYDGDGYADLFVSHYVDLDLKALPVFGSSQTCKYLGVEVQCGPRGLKGSPDNLYRNNGDGTFRDVSVQAGVEDAQQLYGLTAIWSDFDDDGHLDLFVTNDGQQNYLYRNGGNGAFTDIAYSAGVAASEDGVAQANMGIAYGDYLHTGRAALILSHFDNEYAAVYRNDGKMNFSDVSAASGIEAATKGYVGWGDALVDLDNSGWLDFFVVNGHVYPQVDDAHTAARYREPKLLFWNQHDGTFRNVSHDAGPAIETPQVSRGLAVADLFHDGRQELIVENLTGSPMILRPEGGAQNHWIAFTLEGTRSNRLALNARVRVTSGDLVQTGEVLSGGSYLSQNDLQLHFGLGSHARAEKVEVQWPDGARETLTNLDGEHFYSIREGAGVIASQPAEPSPAKLALH; encoded by the coding sequence ATGAGCCAGTGCAGAAACAGTAAGGGCCGTCAGCTTCAGGTCGTGGCGCTGGCTCTGATGGCGGTGTGTTGCGGCGCATGCCGTGTGCGGGCGCAGGAGTCTGTGCGCGAGAGCCCGGCGCGCGAAGGGGCGAGGCGTGAAAGCTCGTCTCCCGTCCAGCTTGTGGATATTACCTCGCGGACGGGTATTCACTGGGAGCATCTTTCCAGCCCCGGGCAGCGCTATATCGTCGAGTCGATGAGTGGCGGCGTGGCGGTCATCGATTACGACCATGACGGCTGGCCCGATCTTTACTTCACCGGTGCACAGAGCGTGGAGATGGCTCTTGCCGGCAAACCTGCGCGAAGCGCGCTCTATCACAACAACCACGACGGCACATTTACGGATGTCACCGACAAAGCGGGTGTTGCCACACCCTGCTGGGCCATGGGCGCAGTGGTCGGCGATTACAACAATGACGGCTGGCCGGATCTGCTCGTGACCTGCTTTGGCGGCGTAGTGCTTTATCGCAATAACAAGGACGGCACCTTTACCGATGTAACGAAAGCAGCCGGTCTTGCCGGAGATAAGCTGTGGGCGACGGGAGCGGCTTTTGGCGATTACGACGGCGATGGTTATGCCGATCTCTTTGTCTCGCACTATGTCGATCTCGACCTGAAGGCGCTGCCGGTCTTTGGCTCGAGCCAGACGTGCAAGTATCTCGGCGTCGAGGTGCAGTGCGGACCTCGCGGACTGAAGGGATCGCCCGACAACCTCTATCGCAATAACGGCGATGGTACCTTTCGCGATGTTTCGGTGCAGGCCGGCGTTGAGGATGCGCAGCAGCTTTACGGACTCACTGCGATCTGGTCGGATTTCGACGACGATGGCCATCTCGATCTCTTCGTCACCAACGATGGCCAGCAGAACTATCTCTACCGCAATGGAGGCAACGGTGCGTTTACCGATATCGCCTACAGTGCAGGCGTGGCCGCCAGCGAGGACGGAGTCGCGCAGGCGAACATGGGCATCGCTTATGGCGACTATCTGCACACCGGGCGCGCTGCGCTCATCCTTTCTCATTTCGACAACGAATACGCGGCGGTCTATCGGAATGATGGAAAGATGAATTTCAGCGATGTTTCCGCGGCAAGCGGGATCGAAGCAGCGACGAAGGGCTACGTGGGTTGGGGCGATGCGCTCGTCGATCTCGATAACAGCGGCTGGCTCGATTTTTTTGTGGTGAATGGTCACGTCTATCCGCAGGTGGACGACGCACACACCGCGGCACGTTATCGCGAGCCGAAGCTGCTCTTCTGGAATCAGCACGACGGCACATTCCGTAATGTGAGCCATGACGCTGGTCCTGCCATCGAAACGCCGCAGGTAAGTCGTGGACTCGCCGTTGCGGATCTCTTCCATGATGGGCGGCAGGAGTTGATTGTCGAAAACCTCACCGGCAGCCCGATGATCCTTCGGCCAGAGGGCGGTGCGCAGAACCACTGGATCGCCTTCACGCTCGAGGGGACGAGGAGCAATCGCCTGGCGCTGAATGCGCGTGTACGCGTCACCAGCGGCGACCTGGTGCAGACCGGAGAGGTATTGAGCGGAGGCAGTTATCTTTCGCAAAACGATCTCCAGCTCCACTTCGGCCTGGGCTCTCACGCGCGGGCTGAGAAGGTGGAAGTGCAATGGCCGGACGGTGCAAGAGAAACGCTCACCAATCTTGATGGTGAACACTTCTACTCGATCCGCGAAGGTGCCGGCGTGATTGCATCGCAGCCTGCGGAGCCTTCGCCCGCGAAACTCGCGCTGCATTGA
- a CDS encoding tetratricopeptide repeat protein gives MKFPQRLSLLFYGALLIAAPLFAQTSTDPASARQSEIATHARKAQEYLREKKPELAIPELEAWAKLDPQNVDVQANLGVLLFFRGDYAGAVPHLKQAVMLQRSLVKIQGLLGIAEHNTGDMASARTDMEAAFPQITETKFKTQLGLAMVELYSASGELDKAAAIVAELRKSDPENVEVIYAAYRIHSDLAAESIVSLSLVDPDSPQMHQVMAHEETREGKTNEAIAEYRKAIALNPHLPGVHFELAELLNTSSDPKLKQEAIAEYQNALQQNPGDAKSLERLGDIAATKNDWPQAKTDYEKAVALRPDSADASFGLAKAYIALDQKDKALPLLERVVQLDPTNATAHYRLSTLFREQGRTEQARAELEQFQKYRQMKDKLRAMYKELQIQPDQIRDDPKDDEPVQKQ, from the coding sequence ATGAAATTTCCGCAGCGCCTGTCTCTCCTTTTTTACGGCGCACTTCTTATCGCTGCGCCGCTCTTTGCCCAGACATCCACAGATCCGGCTTCTGCTCGTCAATCCGAGATCGCCACGCATGCTCGCAAGGCGCAGGAGTATCTGCGCGAGAAGAAGCCGGAGCTGGCCATCCCTGAGCTCGAAGCATGGGCGAAGCTCGATCCGCAGAATGTCGACGTGCAGGCGAATCTCGGCGTACTGCTTTTCTTCCGAGGAGACTACGCCGGTGCGGTGCCTCACCTGAAGCAGGCTGTAATGTTGCAGCGGAGTCTCGTGAAAATCCAGGGGCTGCTCGGCATTGCGGAGCACAATACCGGAGACATGGCCTCGGCACGCACGGACATGGAAGCGGCCTTTCCGCAGATCACCGAGACTAAATTCAAAACGCAGCTTGGTCTTGCCATGGTGGAGTTATATTCCGCGAGCGGAGAGCTGGATAAGGCCGCCGCGATCGTGGCCGAGTTGCGCAAGAGCGATCCGGAAAATGTCGAGGTGATTTATGCCGCCTACCGGATTCACTCCGATCTGGCTGCGGAGTCGATCGTAAGCCTCTCGCTGGTCGATCCCGACTCGCCGCAGATGCATCAGGTGATGGCTCACGAGGAGACTCGCGAGGGCAAGACGAATGAGGCCATTGCCGAATATCGCAAGGCCATTGCGTTGAATCCGCACCTGCCCGGCGTTCATTTCGAGTTGGCCGAGTTGCTGAATACTTCCTCTGATCCGAAGCTGAAGCAGGAGGCCATCGCCGAATATCAGAACGCGCTGCAGCAGAATCCCGGCGATGCGAAATCACTCGAGCGGCTGGGCGATATCGCCGCAACGAAGAATGACTGGCCGCAGGCGAAAACGGACTACGAGAAGGCAGTAGCGCTGCGGCCGGATAGCGCGGATGCGAGCTTCGGTCTGGCGAAGGCCTACATCGCACTAGATCAGAAGGACAAGGCGCTTCCATTGCTGGAGCGCGTGGTGCAGCTTGATCCGACCAATGCGACCGCGCACTATCGCCTGAGCACGCTCTTTCGTGAACAGGGCAGGACGGAGCAGGCACGGGCCGAGCTCGAGCAGTTTCAAAAATATCGGCAGATGAAGGACAAGCTGCGGGCGATGTACAAGGAGCTGCAGATTCAGCCGGACCAGATTCGCGATGACCCGAAAGACGATGAGCCAGTGCAGAAACAGTAA
- a CDS encoding TonB-dependent receptor, whose amino-acid sequence MKNLGRLGAAVLAVALGAGGTSLFAQSMNAGDIRGTITDATGAVIPGATVTVLNVDTGVSKSFTSDGAGVFDTGSIVTGNYTVTFSKDGFEQLVRGPITLQVGYSTVNGNLKVGEVSQKVIVNTDIPLLQTESGEQKTTLDAKSMAQLPQTTQDWENFMILLPGATGTPASSAGANNPGQEVAINGNLPYSNVLADGASTTLSHSSNANPEVFENVAELQVNTSTFSAQYGIGGAVFNQISKGGTSQFHGTAYDYFQNDKLNANSFGFASQPTVPYSKYNDFGGSIGGPILKKRMFFYFNYDQIVDHGSSSGTNSIPTQAVMGGDFTGQLPIYDPTTQTIAYDSQGNPYPVRKSFQEEYGSNAIPASMFDSVASKFQQFYPTPSNHISGGKFVTGSTGADGETQNNFYAQEPQSTPYRKYFGRLDWDITHTNRLTMSDTQSDTPVLYPSQVTACPVGCQMGDVDNNNAQVTDVWNISPTTINEARLGYTWQGNFYQDLTLNKGYASQLGWQFAKADDIPAIQFTRNYPYAWIEPQVQAVYKEHVFDPSDVVTMIRGRHILHFGGEFLIYRDDSTAWGNYNAGTMQFSGQYTEQWTLDKNGVASPDTSTGLEYADFLLGMANNWNASVSPEYGARLKSPQVFIQDDWKLRPNLTINLGLRYQINHGWNEIHGNEAVWDPEVLNTATNQDGAYWYGSTKAHGRGALQADVYNTILPRVGFSWQPKSDTTLNGGFGVYSYNWSLDTYGGGMGAAVSSSGSVSDQTNGITPITQLDGTGTYYGTSTALPYSAASTSPTRFNGQSATYNEFHTPVPKIYQYNVSLQKMVGANTMTQLSYVGSHGFNLNYPTDLNAVPEQYFSSNDTAYRPYSAYQSITGSTNNGISNYNSLQAQIQQRLKSGVSYAFNYVWSHFLDDQDSSGWGSREGQQNYQQANNPKANYSNSNFDVRNAFKGYALYELPFGKGRTFLNHNQLLDEVIGGWQVSGTIVLSTGNPFTVYGTQANYQQAGSMMPNWNPAVKNIKPAHQSARCEAGYSGCVNEWYNPAAFVKPADGTFGNVRRNALYGPGIDQVNLSASKTFAIYENVKLNIRADATNAFNHASFGMPTQTLAGTGQTTLETGDAYSWYRYNQNTGALVPSQQISGTTVGGRTVQLGAHINF is encoded by the coding sequence ATGAAAAACCTTGGACGCCTTGGAGCTGCGGTTCTGGCCGTTGCCCTGGGCGCAGGCGGAACATCGCTGTTTGCGCAGAGCATGAATGCCGGCGATATTCGCGGTACGATCACGGACGCGACCGGGGCAGTGATTCCGGGTGCGACGGTCACGGTGCTGAATGTCGATACCGGCGTGTCGAAGAGCTTTACCTCGGATGGAGCGGGCGTTTTCGATACCGGGTCGATCGTCACCGGTAATTACACGGTGACCTTCAGCAAGGATGGCTTCGAGCAGCTGGTCCGCGGCCCCATTACGCTGCAGGTGGGCTACAGCACGGTCAACGGCAACCTCAAGGTGGGCGAGGTAAGCCAGAAGGTGATCGTCAACACCGACATCCCGTTGCTGCAGACTGAATCCGGCGAGCAGAAGACGACGCTCGATGCGAAGTCCATGGCGCAGCTGCCGCAGACCACGCAGGACTGGGAAAACTTCATGATCCTGCTGCCGGGCGCGACCGGCACGCCGGCCTCGAGCGCGGGTGCGAACAATCCCGGCCAGGAAGTGGCCATTAATGGCAATCTGCCGTACAGCAACGTGCTCGCTGACGGTGCCTCGACGACGCTCTCGCACAGCTCGAATGCCAACCCGGAGGTCTTCGAAAACGTAGCTGAGCTGCAGGTGAACACCTCGACCTTCTCGGCGCAATACGGCATTGGAGGCGCGGTCTTCAACCAGATTTCGAAGGGCGGTACCAGTCAGTTCCACGGTACGGCGTATGACTACTTTCAGAATGACAAACTGAACGCGAACAGCTTCGGCTTTGCTAGTCAGCCGACGGTACCTTATTCGAAGTACAACGACTTCGGCGGTTCGATCGGCGGTCCGATCCTCAAGAAGCGGATGTTCTTCTACTTCAACTACGACCAGATTGTGGATCATGGTTCGAGCAGTGGAACGAACTCGATTCCAACTCAGGCGGTGATGGGCGGCGATTTCACTGGGCAGCTTCCTATCTACGATCCGACGACGCAGACTATTGCCTATGATTCGCAGGGTAATCCATACCCGGTACGTAAGTCGTTCCAGGAGGAGTATGGCTCGAATGCAATTCCGGCAAGCATGTTCGACTCAGTGGCGAGTAAGTTCCAGCAATTTTATCCCACGCCTTCCAATCACATCTCGGGCGGCAAATTCGTTACTGGATCGACTGGTGCCGATGGAGAAACACAAAATAATTTCTATGCTCAGGAGCCACAGTCCACACCTTACCGGAAGTACTTCGGCCGCCTGGACTGGGATATCACGCACACGAATCGCCTGACGATGTCCGATACGCAGAGCGATACGCCGGTTCTTTATCCGAGCCAGGTCACTGCCTGCCCCGTTGGCTGCCAGATGGGCGACGTCGACAACAACAACGCGCAAGTCACTGACGTTTGGAACATCAGCCCAACGACCATTAACGAAGCGCGCCTCGGCTATACCTGGCAGGGTAATTTCTATCAGGACCTTACTCTCAATAAGGGCTATGCCTCGCAGTTAGGCTGGCAGTTTGCCAAGGCTGATGATATCCCCGCGATTCAGTTTACTCGTAACTATCCTTATGCCTGGATCGAGCCTCAGGTGCAGGCTGTTTATAAAGAGCACGTTTTTGATCCCTCCGATGTCGTGACCATGATTCGCGGCCGCCATATCCTGCACTTTGGCGGCGAATTTCTCATCTACCGCGACGATTCGACAGCCTGGGGTAATTACAACGCTGGTACTATGCAGTTCTCTGGTCAGTACACCGAGCAGTGGACTCTTGATAAGAACGGTGTTGCCTCGCCGGATACCTCTACTGGTCTGGAGTATGCTGACTTTTTGCTTGGCATGGCCAATAACTGGAACGCGAGTGTAAGTCCGGAATATGGCGCACGTCTCAAGAGTCCGCAGGTCTTCATCCAGGATGACTGGAAGCTGCGCCCGAATCTCACCATCAATCTCGGTCTCCGCTACCAGATCAACCATGGCTGGAATGAAATTCATGGCAACGAAGCCGTGTGGGATCCCGAAGTGCTGAACACCGCAACGAATCAGGATGGCGCCTACTGGTATGGCAGCACCAAGGCTCACGGCCGTGGCGCGCTACAGGCCGACGTCTACAACACCATCCTGCCCCGTGTGGGTTTCTCCTGGCAGCCTAAGTCAGATACCACGCTGAATGGCGGCTTCGGTGTCTACTCCTATAACTGGAGTCTCGATACCTACGGTGGCGGCATGGGAGCGGCAGTGAGTTCATCGGGCAGCGTCTCCGATCAGACCAACGGCATTACGCCGATTACTCAGCTCGATGGTACCGGTACTTATTACGGCACCAGCACCGCGCTGCCGTACAGCGCAGCATCTACTTCGCCCACTCGCTTTAATGGCCAGTCTGCAACTTACAATGAGTTCCATACCCCGGTGCCGAAGATCTACCAATACAATGTTTCGCTGCAGAAGATGGTCGGCGCAAATACGATGACGCAGCTATCCTATGTAGGCAGCCATGGCTTTAACCTGAACTATCCAACAGACCTGAATGCAGTTCCCGAGCAATACTTCTCGTCGAACGATACGGCCTATCGTCCGTACTCGGCCTACCAGAGCATTACGGGTAGCACAAATAACGGCATCTCGAATTACAACTCGCTACAGGCCCAGATCCAGCAGCGCCTCAAGTCTGGCGTTAGCTATGCCTTCAACTATGTCTGGTCGCACTTCCTTGATGATCAGGATTCGTCGGGTTGGGGTAGCCGTGAAGGTCAGCAGAACTATCAGCAGGCCAACAACCCCAAGGCAAACTACAGCAACTCGAATTTCGACGTCCGCAATGCCTTCAAGGGCTATGCTCTCTATGAGTTGCCCTTCGGCAAGGGCCGTACGTTCCTGAATCACAACCAGCTGCTCGATGAAGTGATTGGCGGGTGGCAAGTGTCAGGCACCATCGTGCTCTCTACTGGTAACCCTTTCACCGTCTATGGCACACAGGCCAACTACCAGCAGGCTGGTTCGATGATGCCGAACTGGAATCCAGCAGTGAAGAACATCAAGCCAGCTCATCAGTCGGCTCGTTGCGAAGCTGGATACTCGGGCTGTGTAAACGAATGGTATAACCCGGCGGCATTCGTCAAACCGGCGGATGGTACCTTTGGCAATGTGCGTCGGAATGCCCTGTATGGCCCTGGCATCGATCAGGTTAACCTGTCGGCTAGCAAGACATTTGCGATCTATGAAAATGTCAAGCTGAATATCCGTGCCGATGCCACGAATGCCTTTAACCATGCCAGTTTCGGCATGCCAACTCAGACACTTGCAGGAACAGGGCAGACAACTTTAGAGACTGGCGATGCCTATAGCTGGTACAGGTATAACCAGAACACGGGAGCTCTGGTTCCTTCACAGCAGATCAGCGGTACTACGGTCGGTGGCCGTACGGTACAGCTAGGTGCGCACATCAACTTCTAA
- a CDS encoding LacI family DNA-binding transcriptional regulator: MAGKSESGKKNKQTLRDKPVRLKELAEYLGLNPSTISVVLNDTPGRSIPEATRQRIKEAAQKLNYQPNLVARSFRNRRTLTIGIMVPVLSDGYHTEIMTGAGDCLVNAGYFYFTAHHRHRPALVEQYSRQLVAKGAEGLICIDTALDHPMSVPVVAVAGHRHIRNVTNVVLDHRRAAELAIQHLYTLGHRRIAFMHGQPFSSDSNDRWQSIVDVCNGLGLPMHPELIMQLDRDISTPELGYPVVEHLVRGRRKFTALVCFNDVAAIGAIRGLRDLGLRVPEDVSVIGFDDIKAAAFLTPGLTTIRQPLAEMGRFAAQYMVNRLNQTEEFREQVAFEPELIVRESTAPPRRS, encoded by the coding sequence ATGGCGGGGAAATCCGAGAGCGGGAAGAAAAACAAGCAGACGCTTCGCGACAAGCCAGTCCGGCTCAAGGAGTTGGCCGAGTATCTTGGTCTGAATCCCTCGACGATTTCTGTCGTGCTCAATGACACCCCGGGCCGCTCCATTCCCGAGGCGACGCGGCAGCGCATCAAGGAAGCGGCCCAGAAGCTCAACTACCAGCCCAACCTGGTTGCCCGCTCCTTCCGCAACCGCCGCACGCTGACCATCGGCATCATGGTGCCGGTCTTGAGCGACGGCTACCATACCGAGATCATGACCGGCGCCGGGGACTGCCTGGTCAATGCCGGATATTTCTACTTCACCGCTCACCACCGCCATCGCCCTGCCCTGGTCGAGCAGTACAGCCGCCAGCTTGTGGCCAAGGGAGCAGAAGGCCTTATCTGCATCGATACGGCTCTCGACCATCCCATGTCGGTGCCCGTGGTTGCCGTCGCCGGACACCGGCATATCCGCAACGTAACCAATGTGGTTCTCGATCATCGCCGCGCCGCCGAACTGGCGATCCAGCATCTCTATACGCTTGGGCACCGCCGGATTGCCTTTATGCACGGCCAGCCCTTCAGCTCCGATTCCAACGATCGCTGGCAGAGCATTGTCGATGTCTGCAACGGGTTGGGACTTCCGATGCATCCCGAGCTGATCATGCAGCTGGATCGCGATATCAGCACGCCGGAGCTTGGCTACCCGGTGGTCGAGCACCTGGTCAGAGGACGGCGCAAGTTCACCGCGCTGGTCTGCTTTAACGACGTTGCTGCTATCGGCGCGATCCGCGGCCTGCGCGACCTGGGCCTGCGCGTGCCGGAGGATGTCTCCGTGATCGGCTTCGACGACATCAAGGCCGCGGCCTTCCTCACTCCGGGCCTTACCACCATCCGCCAGCCACTGGCCGAGATGGGCCGCTTTGCCGCGCAGTACATGGTGAATCGCCTGAATCAGACGGAAGAGTTCCGCGAGCAGGTGGCCTTCGAGCCGGAACTGATCGTGCGCGAATCGACAGCTCCTCCGCGACGCAGCTAG
- a CDS encoding efflux transporter outer membrane subunit gives MNARTPVQNSVRNSAQALLFKAAGAALLVALAGCNVGPKYQRASMPAPPAYKESQPGSPEAQATGWKQANPQDTMLRGKWWEIFGDSELNQLEESLLINDQNLKQYFQNYMAARAVVRSEHASLFPSLTAGPSYSREGTGSGSTAKLESSSGSTSTELAGSVSWEPDLWGSVRNTLRADQNAAQVSAADLANETLSEQSSLAQYYFELRGEDALQQVYDNTAASYKQYLELTKTLRQSGIDTDEDVAEAETNLRSAEASAVAVGITRAQYEHAIALLLGKPASSFSMPVRPLDAKLPYIPTGVPSQLLERRPDIAAAERTMAEANAYIGVQKAAYYPTISLSGSAGTQSSDITQLLGWPARFWSLGASASETLLDWGQRKANVQNYQAQYNADVASYRQTVLTAFKEVEDYLVSCRMLSEQIQKQQLAVDSAQRYQDIATTRYKSGVDTYLNVLTAQNTLLTNRQSLATLQMNQMVSAVELIAALGGGWDTSQLPTVSEVTKKP, from the coding sequence ATGAACGCCCGAACCCCTGTACAGAATTCCGTCCGAAATTCCGCCCAGGCGCTGCTGTTCAAGGCAGCCGGCGCAGCGCTGCTCGTGGCGCTGGCAGGATGCAATGTCGGTCCCAAGTATCAGCGCGCCAGCATGCCCGCGCCGCCGGCCTACAAGGAAAGCCAGCCCGGCTCGCCCGAGGCGCAGGCCACCGGCTGGAAGCAGGCCAATCCGCAAGACACAATGCTGCGCGGCAAGTGGTGGGAGATCTTCGGCGATTCCGAGCTCAATCAGCTCGAAGAGTCGCTGCTGATTAACGACCAGAATCTCAAGCAGTATTTCCAGAACTACATGGCCGCGCGCGCCGTGGTGCGCTCGGAGCATGCCTCGCTGTTTCCCTCGCTTACCGCCGGGCCTTCGTACTCGCGGGAGGGCACAGGCAGCGGCAGCACGGCGAAACTCGAGTCCAGCAGCGGTTCGACCAGCACAGAACTGGCTGGCTCCGTATCCTGGGAGCCGGATCTCTGGGGCAGTGTCCGCAACACACTGCGCGCCGACCAGAATGCGGCGCAGGTGAGCGCTGCGGACCTGGCCAACGAGACGCTGAGCGAGCAGTCAAGCCTGGCGCAATACTATTTCGAGCTGCGCGGAGAGGACGCGCTGCAGCAGGTGTATGACAACACAGCTGCGAGCTATAAGCAGTACCTTGAGCTGACCAAGACCCTGCGCCAGTCCGGCATCGATACGGATGAAGATGTGGCCGAAGCCGAGACCAATCTGCGTTCGGCTGAGGCAAGCGCTGTGGCCGTGGGCATCACGCGCGCGCAGTATGAGCACGCCATCGCGCTGCTGCTGGGCAAGCCGGCGAGCTCCTTCTCCATGCCGGTGCGGCCGCTCGATGCGAAGCTGCCGTATATTCCTACCGGCGTGCCGTCGCAGCTGCTCGAGCGGCGGCCGGATATCGCCGCGGCCGAACGCACGATGGCCGAAGCCAACGCGTATATCGGCGTGCAGAAGGCAGCGTATTATCCGACGATCTCACTCAGCGGCAGTGCCGGCACGCAGAGCTCCGATATTACGCAGCTCCTCGGCTGGCCGGCGCGCTTCTGGTCGCTCGGCGCTTCGGCTTCGGAGACACTGCTCGACTGGGGGCAGCGCAAGGCGAATGTGCAGAACTACCAGGCGCAGTACAACGCCGATGTCGCTTCTTATCGGCAAACGGTACTGACGGCATTCAAAGAGGTGGAAGACTACCTGGTCTCCTGCCGTATGCTCTCCGAGCAGATTCAGAAGCAGCAGCTTGCCGTCGACTCGGCGCAGCGGTATCAGGACATCGCGACGACACGCTACAAGTCGGGTGTGGATACTTACCTGAACGTGCTCACCGCGCAGAATACGCTGCTGACGAATCGCCAGTCGCTGGCGACCTTGCAGATGAATCAGATGGTGTCCGCCGTCGAGCTGATTGCCGCGCTCGGCGGAGGCTGGGACACTTCACAGCTGCCGACGGTTTCCGAGGTAACGAAGAAACCATAA